The following coding sequences are from one Muntiacus reevesi chromosome 17, mMunRee1.1, whole genome shotgun sequence window:
- the GRHPR gene encoding glyoxylate reductase/hydroxypyruvate reductase → MRPVRLMKVFVTRRIPPAGSAALARAADCEVEQWDSDEPIPREDLEQGMAGAHGLLCLLSDRIDKKLLDAAGANLKVISTMSVGVDHLALDEIKKRGIRVGYTPGVLTDATAELAVSLLLTTCRRLPEAIEEVKNGGWTSWKPLWMCGHGLSQSTIGIVGLGRIGQAIARRLKPFGVQRFLYTGRQPRPQEAAEFQAEFVSTPELAAESDFIVVACSLTPATRGLCNKDFFQWMKKTAVFINISRGEVVDQDDLYQALASGQIAAAGLDVTTPEPLPTNHPLLSLKNCVILPHIGSATHRTRNVMSVLAADNLLAGLRGEPMPSELKL, encoded by the exons ATGCGGCCAGTGAGGCTCATGAAGGTGTTCGTCACGCGCAGGATCCCCCCCGCGGGCAGCGCCGCGCTCGCGCGGGCCGCAGA CTGTGAGGTGGAGCAGTGGGATTCTGATGAGCCCATCCCCAGAGAGGACCTGGAACAGGGGATGGCCGGGGCCCACGGCCTGCTCTGCCTCCTCTCGGACCGCATAGACAAGAAGCTCCTGGACGCTGCAG GAGCTAATCTCAAAGTCATTAGCACGATGTCTGTGGGTGTCGACCACTTGGCTTTGGATGAAATCAAGAAGCG TGGGATCCGTGTGGGCTACACTCCGGGTGTCCTGACCGATGCCACGGCGGAGCTCGCCGTCTCCCTGCTGCTTACCACTTGTCGCCGGCTGCCGGAGGCCATCGAGGAGGTGAAGAA cGGTGGCTGGACCTCATGGAAACCCCTGTGGATGTGTGGCCATGGCCTCTCACAGAGCACCATCGGCATCGTTGGCCTGGGGCGCATAG GCCAGGCCATAGCTCGGCGTCTGAAACCATTCGGTGTCCAGAGATTTCTCTACACAGGGCGCCAGCCCAGGCCTCAGGAAGCAGCGGAATTCCAGGCGGAGTTTG TGTCCACCCCCGAGCTGGCCGCTGAGTCCGATTTCATCGTCGTGGCCTGCTCCTTGACACCGGCAACCAGGGGGCTCTGCAACAAGGACTTCTTCCAGTGGATGAAGAAGACGGCCGTGTTTATCAACATCAGCAG GGGAGAAGTGGTAGACCAGGACGACCTCTACCAGGCCCTGGCCAGTGGCCAGATCGCAGCTGCCGGGCTGGACGTGACGACCCCGGAACCACTGCCTACTAACCACCCTCTCCTgagcctgaagaactgtg tGATCCTGCCGCACATCGGCAGTGCCACCCACAGAACCCGAAACGTCATGTCTGTGTTGGCGGCTGACAACCTGCTGGCTGGCCTGCGCGGGGAGCCGATGCCCAGTGAGCTCAAGCTGTAG